One Rhea pennata isolate bPtePen1 chromosome 31, bPtePen1.pri, whole genome shotgun sequence genomic window carries:
- the S100A11 gene encoding protein S100-A11, translating to MSKVSPTETERCIESLLAVFQRYAGREGDNCTLSKREFLAFMNSELASFTKNQKDPAVLDRMMKKLDLNSDGQLDFQEFLNLIGGIAVACHDALVVQAPRR from the exons ATG TCAAAGGTATCACCCACAGAGACGGAACGCTGCATTGAGTCCCTGCTGGCTGTCTTCCAGCGGTACGCAGGGCGCGAAGGGGACAACTGCACGCTCTCCAAGAGAGAGTTCCTTGCCTTCATGAACAGCGAGCTGGCTTCCTTCACAAAG AATCAGAAGGACCCAGCTGTCCTGGACAGAATGATGAAGAAACTTGATTTGAACAGTGACGGGCAGCTGGACTTCCAGGAGTTCCTGAACCTTATTGGGGGCATTGCAGTGGCATGCCACGATGCCCTGGTTGTGCAGGCCCCTCGCCGCTAG
- the COPA gene encoding coatomer subunit alpha gives MLTKFETKSARVKGLSFHPKRPWILTSLHNGVIQLWDYRMCTLIDKFDEHDGPVRGIDFHKQQPLFVSGGDDYKIKVWNYKLRRCLFTLLGHLDYIRTTFFHHEYPWILSASDDQTIRVWNWQSRTCVCVLTGHNHYVMCAQFHPSEDLVVSASLDQTVRVWDISGLRKKNLSPGAVESDVRGITGVDLFGTTDAVVKHVLEGHDRGVNWAAFHPTMPLIVSGADDRQVKIWRMNESKAWEVDTCRGHYNNVSCAVFHPRQELILSNSEDKSIRVWDMSKRTGVQTFRRDHDRFWVLAAHPNLNLFAAGHDGGMIVFKLERERPAYAVHGNMLYYVKDRFLRQLDFNSSKDVAVMQLRSGSKFPVFNMSYNPAENAVLLCTRASNLENSTYDLYTIPKDADSQNPDAPEGKRSSGLTAVWVARNRFAVLDRMHSILIKNLKNEITKKVQVPNCDEIFYAGTGNLLLRDADSITLFDVQQKRTLASVKISKVKYVIWSADMSHVALLAKHAIMICNRKLESLCNIHENIRVKSGAWDESGVFIYTTSNHIKYAVTTGDHGIIRTLDLPIYVTRVKGNNVYCLDRECRPRVLTIDPTEFKFKLALINRKYDEVLHMVRNAKLVGQSIIAYLQKKGYPEVALHFVKDEKTRFSLALECGNIEIALEAAKALDDKNCWEKLGEVALLQGNHQIVEMCYQRTKNFDKLSFLYLITGNLEKLRKMMKIAEIRKDMSGHYQNALYLGDVSERVRILKNCGQKSLAYLTAATHGLDEEAESLKETFDPEKETIPDIDRNAKLLQPPAPIMPLDTNWPLLTVSKGFFEGTIASKGKGGALAADIDIDTVGTEGWGEDAELQLDEDGFVDAGEGFGEEGLGKGQEEGGGWEVEEDLDLPPELDVPAGPTGGAEDGFFVPPTKGTSPAQVWCNNSQLPVDHILAGSFETAMRLLHDQVGVTNFGPYKQLFLQTYARGRTTYQALPCLPAMYGYPHRNWKEAGLKNALPAVGLKLNDLIQRLQLCYQLTTAGKFEEAVEKFRSILLSVPLLVVDNKQEIAEAQQLIAICREYIVGLSMEIERKKLPKETLEQQKRICEMAAYFTHSNLQPVHMILVLRTALNLFFKLKNFKTAATFARRLLELGPKPEVAQQTRKILSACEKNPTDTYQLNYDMHNPFDICAASYRPIYRGKPVEKCPLSGACYCPEFQGQICRVTTVTEIGKDVIGLRISPLQFR, from the exons aTGTTGACCAAGTTCGAGACCAAGTCGGCGCGAGTGAAAG GGCTCAGCTTCCACCCCAAGCGGCCGTGGATCCTCACGAGCTTGCACAATGGCGTGATCCAGCTGTGGGATTATCGGATGTGCACCCTCATCGATAAATTCGACGAGCACGATG GACCGGTTCGAGGTATTGACTTCCACAAACAACAACCTCTCTTTGTTTCTGGAGGTGATGATTacaaaataaag GTCTGGAATTACAAATTGCGCCGTTGTCTTTTCACTCTGCTTGGGCACTTGGATTACATTCGCACTACTTTCTTCCACCAC GAATATCCCTGGATCTTGAGTGCTTCTGATGATCAGACAATTCGTGTTTGGAATTGGCAGTCCAGGACTTGTGTTTG TGTGCTGACAGGACACAACCACTATGTGATGTGTGCCCAGTTTCACCCCTCTGAGGACCTGGTAGTGTCAGCCAGCTTGGATCAGACTGTGCGCGTTTGGGATATTTCTG GCCTAAGGAAGAAGAACCTGTCCCCTGGAGCTGTGGAGTCGGATGTCAGGGGAATAACTGGGGTGGATTTGTTTGGGACAACAGATGCAGTTGTGAAGCACGTTCTTGAG gGCCATGATCGTGGAGTGAACTGGGCTGCCTTTCACCCCACCATGCCGCTTATTGTATCAGGAGCTGATGATCGACAAGTGAAGATCTGGCGGATGAATG aaTCAAAGGCTTGGGAGGTTGACACTTGCCGTGGACATTACAACAATGTCTCGTGTGCCGTCTTTCACCCGCGACAGGAATTGATCCTCAGCAATTCAGAAGACAAGAGCATCCGTGTCTGGGATATGTCTAAACG CACGGGCGTCCAGACGTTTCGCCGTGATCATGATCGCTTTTGGGTATTGGCTGCTCATCCCAACCTCAACCTCTTTGCTGCAG GCCATGATGGTGGCATGATTGTGTTCAAACTGGAGCGTGAGCGGCCTGCTTATGCCGTGCATGGGAACATGCTGTATTATGTGAAGGACCGTTTCCTCCGCCAGCTTGATTTCAACAGTTCCAAAGATGTTGCTGTCATGCAGCTGCGAAG TGGTTCCAAGTTCCCTGTGTTCAACATGTCATATAACCCAGCTGAGAATGCTGTCCTCCTCTGCACG AGAGCCAGCAACTTGGAGAACAGCACTTATGACCTATACACTATTCCCAAGGATGCAGACTCCCAGAACCCGGATG CCCCTGAAGGGAAACGTTCCTCCGGGCTAACAGCTGTGTGGGTAGCTCGTAACCGCTTTGCAGTCCTGGATCGCATGCATTCG ATCCTAATCAAAAACCTGAAGAATGAGATCACCAAGAAGGTGCAGGTGCCGAACTGCGATGAGATTTTCTATGCTGGCACAGGGAACCTGCTACTGAGAGATGCAGACTCCATCACCCTCTTTGACGTGCAGCAGAAGCG AACTCTGGCCTCGGTGAAGATTTCCAAGGTGAAATACGTCATCTGGTCGGCTGACATGTCCCACGTAGCTTTGCTGGCTAAGCACG ccATCATGATCTGCAACAGAAAACTGGAGTCACTGTGTAATATCCATGAAAATATCCGTGTCAAGAGTGGTGCCTGGGATGAGAGTGGTGTTTTCATCTATACCACCAGCAACCACATCAAATACGCTGTCACCACTGG GGATCATGGCATCATCCGCACCTTGGATCTACCTATTTATGTTACTCGTGTGAAGGGAAACAATGTGTACTGCCTGGACAGAGAGTGCCGTCCCAGGGTCCTCACCATTGATCCTACAGAATTCAAATTCAAACTGGCATTGATCAACAGAAAATATGATGAG GTGCTGCACATGGTGAGGAATGCTAAGCTTGTAGGCCAGTCCATCATTGCCTACCTGCAAAAAAAGGGCTATCCTGAGGTGGCACTGCACTTTGTCAAGGATGAGAAAACCCGGTTCAGCCTGGCACTGGAGTGTGGCAACATTGAG ATTGCTCTGGAAGCAGCTAAGGCTCTGGATGACAAGAATTGCTGGGagaagctgggagaagtggcaTTACTGCAGGGAAATCACCAAATTGTGGAGATGTGCTACCAGCGCACCAAGAATTTTGATAAGCTCTCCTTCCTCTATCTCATCACTGGCAACCTGGAGAAGCTCCGGAAGATGATGAAGATAG cTGAGATCCGTAAAGATATGAGTGGCCACTACCAGAATGCCTTGTATCTCGGAGATGTGTCAGAGAGGGTGAGGATCCTGAAGAACTGTGGGCAAA AGTCCCTGGCCTATCTCACAGCTGCAACTCATGGTCTGGATGAGGAAGCTGAAAGCCTGAAGGAAACATTTGatcctgaaaaagaaaca ATTCCAGACATTGATCGCAATGCAAAACTactgcagcctcctgccccTATCATGCCTCTAGATACCAACTGGCCACTGCTGACTGTCTCCAAGGGGTTCTTCGAAGGAACAATTGCTAGCAAAG GCAAAGGGGGTGCTTTGGCTGCAGATATTGATATTGACACTGTTGGCACTGAAGGCTGGGGTGAAGATGCAGAGTTGCAGCTGGATGAAG ATGGTTTTGTGGATGCTGGAGAAGGCTTTGGAGAAGAAGGCCTAGGtaaagggcaggaagaaggaggCGGATGGGAAGTTGAGGAAGATTTGGACCTTCCTCCTGAACTG GATGTACCTGCTGGTCCaacaggaggagcagaggatgGATTCTTTGTGCCACCCACCAAAGGCACCAGCCCTGCTCAG GTGTGGTGTAACAATTCTCAGCTTCCTGTTGATCACATCCTGGCAGGCTCCTTTGAAACAGCAATGAGA CTCCTTCATGACCAGGTAGGAGTCACAAACTTTGGTCCCTACAAGCAGCTGTTCCTGCAGACCTATGCTCGTGGCCGTACGACCTACCAAGCCTTGCCTTGTCTCCCTGCTATGTATGGATACCCGCATCGCAACTG GAAGGAAGCTGGCTTGAAGAATGCCCTCCCTGCTGTTGGACTGAAACTCAATGACCTGATCCAGCGCCTGCAGCTGTGCTACCAGCTCACTACAGCTGGCAAGTTTGAGGAGGCCGTGGAGAAGTTCCGCTCTATCTTGCTCAGTGTGCCCTTGCTGGTGGTGGACAACAAGCAGGAAATTGCTGAG GCCCAGCAGCTGATAGCCATTTGTCGGGAGTATATTGTAGGACTCTCAATGGAGATAGAGCGGAAAAAGCTGCCCAAAGAGACCCTGGAGCAGCAGAAGCGGATCTGTGAG ATGGCTGCCTATTTCACCCACTCCAACCTGCAGCCTGTCCACATGATCTTGGTGCTGCGCACTGCTCTCAACCTCTTTTTCAAACTCAAAAACTTCAAGACAGCTGCTACCTTTGCTCGTCGACTGCTGGAACTGGGTCCAAAGCCTGAGGTGGCGCAGCAG ACCCGCAAGATCTTGTCTGCATGTGAGAAGAATCCCACTGACACCTACCAGCTCAACTACGATATGCACAATCCCTTTGACATCTGTGCCGCCTCTTACCGGCCCATATATCGTGGCAAACCTGTGGAGAAGTGTCCGCTCAGTGGAGCCTGCTATTGTCCTGAGTTTCAGGGGCAGATTTGCCGTGTCACGACA GTGACAGAGATCGGCAAAGATGTCATCGGGCTGCGGATCAGCCCACTCCAATTCCGCTAG